The following proteins are encoded in a genomic region of Procambarus clarkii isolate CNS0578487 chromosome 23, FALCON_Pclarkii_2.0, whole genome shotgun sequence:
- the Gmer gene encoding GDP-L-fucose synthase, translating into MATAERMVVIVTGGTGLVGQAIQTVIKQNSSSNEKWIFLSSKDADLKSATETRAVFEKYKPTHVIHLAAMVGGLYRNMKYNCDFLRFNQLINDSVLETCKQLNVKKVVSCLSTCIFPDKTPYPIDETMIHNGPPHHSNFGYSMAKRMIDVMNQAYHEQYGCNFTSVIPTNVYGPHDNFNLEDGHVLPGLIHKVYTAKKNGTDFTVWGTGRPLRQFVYSLDLAKLIIWVLREYDEISPIILSVDEDDEVSIKEAGEMVVEAFDFKGKVVYDTSKADGQFKKTASNAKMRKYLPDFQFTPIQEGIKETVNWFIENYDTARK; encoded by the exons ATGGCTACAGCTGAGAGGATGGTGGTAATTGTTACTGGAGGGACAGGCCTTGTTGGTCAGGCCATTCAAACTGTTATTAAGCAAAACAGTTCTAGTAATGAAAAATGGATCTTCCTTAGCTCTAAAGATGCTGATCTCAA GAGTGCAACCGAGACCCGTGCTGTTTTTGAAAAGTATAAACCAACTCACGTCATTCACCTTGCTGCTATGGTTGGAGGACTTTATCGAAatatgaagtataattgtgatttCCTA CGCTTTAATCAGCTGATAAATGACTCTGTGCTGGAGACCTGCAAGCAACTCAATGTGAAGAAAGTAGTGTCCTGCTTATCCACTTGTATTTTTCCTGACAAAACTCCATATCCTATTGATGAGACTATG ATTCATAATGGTCCTCCGCATCATTCCAACTTCGGCTACAGCATGGCCAAGCGTATGATTGATGTCATGAACCAAGCTTATCATGAGCAGTATGGATGTAACTTTACATCAGTGATTCCTACAAATGTGTATGGCCCTCATGACAACTTCAACCTGGAAGATGGGCATGTTTTGCCTGGACTGATTCACAAG GTGTATACAGCCAAGAAAAATGGAACGGACTTTACAGTTTGGGGAACGGGCAGACCACTGCGGCAGTTTGTGTATTCATTGGACTTGGCTAAGCTGATCATATGGGTGCTGCGAGAATATGATGAGATAAGTCCCATTATTCTCTCTG TTGATGAAGATGATGAGGTGTCGATCAAAGAAGCAGGCGAGATGGTCGTAGAAGCTTTTGATTTCAAGGGGAAGGTTGTGTATGACACCTCGAAAGCTGATGGACAATTCAAGAAGACTGCCAGTAATGCAAAAATGAGGAAATATTTACCCGATTTCCAGTTTACCCCAATCCAAGAAGGTATTAAGGAGACAGTGAATTGGTTTATTGAAAATTATGATACAGCAAGGAAGTAA